Proteins co-encoded in one Halorussus vallis genomic window:
- a CDS encoding DUF7344 domain-containing protein — MSVLDHFRRTDEPHAIPGDDVWDALRNERRRRIIQYAAQMDSGEAVSLGVLADDLSAAEYGPEYTSGERKAVYVALYQRHLDNLDQVDVVDYDPDRGVVRRGSRAGELAGALRAVAEAIHG; from the coding sequence ATGAGCGTTCTCGACCACTTCCGCAGGACCGACGAGCCCCACGCGATTCCGGGCGACGACGTCTGGGACGCCCTCCGGAACGAGCGTCGCCGCAGAATCATCCAGTACGCCGCCCAAATGGACTCAGGGGAGGCGGTTTCGCTGGGCGTGCTCGCCGACGACCTCTCCGCAGCCGAGTACGGCCCGGAGTATACGTCGGGTGAGCGGAAGGCAGTCTATGTGGCGCTCTATCAGCGGCATCTCGACAACCTCGACCAGGTCGACGTCGTCGACTACGACCCCGACCGGGGCGTGGTTCGGCGCGGATCTCGCGCGGGTGAACTCGCGGGTGCACTGCGGGCGGTCGCGGAGGCGATTCACGGATGA